From one Bacteroides eggerthii genomic stretch:
- a CDS encoding RNA-binding S4 domain-containing protein: MSEARIDKWMWAVRIFKTRTIAAEACKKGRISINGALAKAARTIKPGDVIQVRKPPVTYSFKVLQTIEKRVGAKLVPEMMENITTPDQYELLEMSKVSGFINRAKGTGRPTKKDRRELEDFTAPEFMDDFDFDFDFEE, encoded by the coding sequence ATGAGCGAAGCAAGAATAGACAAATGGATGTGGGCTGTACGCATATTCAAGACACGTACAATTGCTGCCGAAGCCTGCAAGAAAGGGCGTATCAGCATCAACGGTGCATTGGCAAAGGCAGCCCGGACAATAAAACCGGGAGACGTCATACAAGTACGAAAACCTCCGGTGACCTATTCGTTTAAAGTATTGCAAACCATCGAAAAGCGCGTAGGAGCCAAACTCGTTCCCGAAATGATGGAAAACATAACGACTCCGGACCAATACGAATTATTGGAAATGAGTAAGGTCAGCGGTTTTATCAACCGCGCTAAAGGGACAGGCCGTCCCACCAAAAAAGATCGTCGTGAACTGGAAGATTTCACCGCACCGGAATTCATGGACGACTTTGACTTTGATTTCGACTTTGAAGAATAG
- a CDS encoding acyl-CoA carboxylase subunit beta has translation MSNQLEKIKELIDRRTAARLGGGEKAIAKQHEKGKYTARERIAMLLDEGSFEEMDMFVEHRCTNFGMEKKHYPGDGVVTGCGTIEGRLVYIFAQDFTVSAGSLSETMSLKICKIMDQAMKMGAPCIGINDSGGARIQEGINALAGYAEIFQRNILASGVIPQISGIFGPCAGGAVYSPALTDFTLMMEGTSYMFLTGPKVVKTVTGEDVSQENLGGASVHSTKSGVTHFTAQTEEEGLALIRKLLSYIPQNNLEEAPYTDCTDPIDRLEDSLNEIIPDNPNKPYDMYEVIGAIVDNGEFLEIQKDYSKNIIIGFARFNGQSVGIVANQPKYLAGVLDSNASRKGARFVRFCDAFNIPIVSLVDVPGFLPGTGQEYNGVILHGAKLLYAYGEATVPKVTITLRKSYGGSHIVMSCKQLRGDMNYAWPTAEIAVMGGAGAVEVLYAREAKEQENPAQFLAEKEAEYTKLFANPYNAAKYGYIDDVIEPRNTRFRIIRALQQLQTKKLSNPAKKHGNIPL, from the coding sequence ATGAGTAATCAACTTGAGAAAATTAAAGAGCTTATCGACCGCCGTACAGCTGCGCGCCTTGGTGGTGGTGAAAAAGCGATTGCAAAGCAACATGAGAAAGGCAAATATACAGCTCGCGAGCGTATAGCTATGTTACTCGATGAAGGAAGTTTCGAAGAAATGGATATGTTCGTTGAACACAGATGCACAAACTTCGGTATGGAGAAGAAGCACTATCCCGGTGACGGTGTAGTAACGGGCTGCGGTACTATCGAAGGGCGTTTGGTTTATATCTTTGCACAAGATTTCACAGTTTCTGCCGGTTCTTTGTCAGAAACCATGTCTCTGAAGATTTGCAAGATCATGGATCAGGCAATGAAAATGGGAGCTCCCTGTATCGGTATCAATGACTCAGGTGGTGCACGTATTCAAGAAGGTATCAACGCTTTGGCAGGTTATGCGGAAATTTTCCAACGTAATATTCTCGCTTCCGGCGTTATCCCTCAGATTTCCGGAATCTTTGGTCCTTGTGCCGGTGGCGCCGTATATTCTCCTGCCCTGACTGACTTTACGCTGATGATGGAAGGAACTTCTTATATGTTCCTTACCGGACCTAAAGTTGTGAAGACAGTGACTGGTGAAGATGTTAGTCAGGAAAATCTGGGCGGCGCAAGTGTGCACTCCACCAAATCCGGTGTAACTCATTTCACAGCCCAAACAGAAGAAGAAGGGTTAGCTTTAATCCGCAAGCTCTTGAGTTATATTCCTCAGAACAATTTGGAAGAAGCTCCTTACACAGATTGCACAGATCCTATTGACCGTTTGGAGGACTCCTTGAATGAGATAATTCCTGACAATCCGAATAAACCGTACGATATGTATGAAGTTATCGGTGCTATCGTTGATAACGGCGAATTCCTTGAAATCCAGAAAGATTATTCCAAAAATATCATCATCGGTTTTGCCCGTTTCAACGGACAATCAGTGGGTATCGTAGCCAACCAGCCTAAATATCTGGCAGGCGTACTCGACAGCAACGCTTCCCGCAAGGGTGCACGTTTTGTTCGCTTCTGCGATGCTTTCAATATTCCTATCGTATCTTTGGTAGACGTACCGGGCTTCCTTCCCGGAACAGGTCAGGAATATAACGGCGTTATCCTGCATGGCGCTAAATTGCTGTATGCTTACGGTGAAGCTACTGTGCCTAAGGTTACCATCACTCTGCGTAAGTCTTACGGAGGTTCACACATCGTAATGAGTTGTAAGCAACTTCGCGGCGACATGAACTACGCATGGCCTACTGCCGAAATCGCCGTAATGGGTGGCGCAGGAGCTGTCGAAGTTCTGTATGCTCGTGAAGCCAAAGAGCAAGAGAATCCCGCTCAATTCTTGGCTGAAAAAGAAGCTGAATATACCAAATTATTTGCTAATCCTTACAATGCAGCCAAGTATGGCTATATTGATGATGTTATCGAACCGCGTAATACACGCTTCCGCATTATCCGCGCCCTGCAACAACTGCAAACCAAGAAATTGTCCAATCCGGCGAAAAAGCATGGTAATATTCCTCTTTAA
- a CDS encoding Gfo/Idh/MocA family protein → MNEKIIKWGFIGCGEVTKYKSGPAFQKIEHSEVVAVMSRDISKAKAYAKERGIAKWYNDAQELINDEEVNAVYIATPPSSHATYAIMSMKAGKPVYIEKPMAVTYEECCRINRVSQETGVPCFVAYYRRYLPYFLKVKSLVEEGAIGNIINIQIRFAQPPRDLDYNKENLPWRVQPDIAGGGYFYDLAPHQIDILQDMFGYILEANGYKSNRGGLYPAEDTLSACFQFDSGLVGSGSWCFVAHESAREDRIEIIGDKGMICFSVFTYDPIALHTEKGREEIPVENPVYVQQPLIQAVVDHLLGKSTCSCDGESATLTNWVMDKILNKI, encoded by the coding sequence ATGAATGAGAAAATAATAAAATGGGGATTTATCGGTTGTGGAGAGGTAACCAAATACAAAAGCGGACCTGCCTTTCAGAAGATTGAACACTCCGAAGTAGTGGCTGTAATGAGCCGGGACATTTCCAAAGCCAAGGCATATGCCAAGGAAAGAGGCATTGCCAAATGGTACAATGATGCACAAGAGCTGATTAATGACGAAGAGGTGAATGCTGTATATATCGCTACCCCACCCTCTTCCCATGCCACATACGCCATAATGTCCATGAAAGCCGGCAAACCCGTATACATAGAAAAGCCAATGGCAGTGACCTATGAGGAGTGCTGCCGTATCAACCGCGTTTCTCAAGAGACCGGCGTCCCCTGCTTTGTGGCCTATTATCGCCGCTACCTTCCTTATTTCCTGAAAGTAAAGTCACTGGTAGAAGAAGGAGCCATCGGAAACATCATTAATATACAAATCCGATTTGCCCAACCTCCCCGCGATTTGGATTACAACAAGGAGAACCTGCCTTGGCGTGTACAACCCGATATCGCCGGTGGCGGCTATTTCTACGACTTAGCTCCGCACCAGATAGACATACTGCAAGATATGTTCGGCTATATTCTTGAAGCTAACGGATATAAGAGCAACCGCGGCGGGCTCTATCCTGCAGAAGACACCCTCAGTGCCTGTTTTCAATTTGACAGCGGGTTGGTAGGCAGTGGCTCATGGTGTTTCGTCGCCCATGAATCTGCACGAGAAGATCGCATCGAAATTATCGGAGACAAAGGTATGATATGCTTCTCTGTGTTTACTTATGACCCCATAGCACTACACACAGAAAAAGGAAGAGAAGAAATACCCGTTGAAAACCCCGTTTATGTTCAGCAGCCACTTATCCAAGCCGTCGTAGACCACCTGCTTGGCAAATCGACTTGTAGTTGCGACGGCGAAAGCGCAACACTGACAAACTGGGTAATGGATAAGATTCTGAATAAGATTTGA
- a CDS encoding sodium ion-translocating decarboxylase subunit beta encodes MGEFITFLGNNLADFWTYTGFANATVGHVVMILVGLFFIYLAVAKEFEPMLLIPIGFGMLIGNIPFNMEAGLKVGIYEEGSVLNILYQGVTSGWYPPLIFLGIGAMTDFSALISNPKLMLVGAAAQFGIFGAYMLALAIGFDPMQAGAIGIIGGADGPTAIFLSSKLAPNLMGAIAVSAYSYMALVPVIQPPIMRLLTTKHERLIRMKPPRVVSHTEKVMFPIVGLLLTCFLVPSGLPLLGMLFFGNLLKESGVTRRLANTASGPLIDTITILLGLTVGASTQASEFLTLDSILIFGLGALSFIIATASGVIFVKIFNIFLKKGNKINPLIGNAGVSAVPDSARISQVIGLEYDPTNYLLMHAMGPNVAGVIGSAVAAGILLGFLM; translated from the coding sequence ATGGGAGAATTTATCACATTTTTAGGAAATAACCTTGCCGACTTCTGGACTTATACAGGTTTTGCCAATGCAACGGTAGGACATGTGGTAATGATTTTGGTAGGTTTATTCTTCATATACTTGGCTGTAGCCAAGGAATTTGAGCCGATGTTACTGATTCCTATCGGTTTCGGTATGCTGATCGGTAATATTCCTTTCAACATGGAGGCCGGATTGAAAGTCGGTATCTATGAAGAGGGGTCTGTACTTAACATCCTATATCAGGGAGTGACCTCCGGATGGTACCCACCGCTCATTTTTTTGGGCATCGGTGCCATGACAGACTTCTCCGCCTTGATTTCCAACCCCAAACTGATGTTGGTCGGTGCAGCTGCACAGTTCGGTATCTTTGGTGCCTATATGCTCGCACTTGCCATCGGCTTTGATCCTATGCAAGCAGGTGCCATCGGTATTATCGGTGGTGCTGACGGTCCGACGGCTATCTTCTTGTCATCTAAACTAGCTCCGAACTTAATGGGTGCTATTGCTGTATCAGCATATTCTTATATGGCATTAGTACCGGTGATCCAACCGCCCATTATGCGTCTGCTGACAACCAAACACGAACGTCTTATCCGTATGAAACCTCCACGTGTTGTTTCTCATACGGAAAAAGTAATGTTCCCGATAGTAGGTCTGCTACTTACTTGTTTCCTCGTTCCGTCCGGTTTGCCTCTGCTGGGTATGCTGTTCTTTGGTAACCTATTGAAAGAAAGTGGTGTAACACGCCGTTTGGCCAATACAGCCAGTGGGCCGCTAATCGATACCATTACAATCCTGCTCGGTTTGACAGTGGGTGCTTCTACTCAAGCCTCCGAGTTCCTGACACTCGATTCAATTCTAATCTTTGGTCTCGGAGCATTGTCATTTATTATTGCCACTGCATCTGGCGTAATCTTTGTGAAGATATTCAATATTTTCCTGAAGAAAGGCAACAAGATCAATCCACTGATTGGTAATGCAGGCGTATCTGCAGTGCCCGACTCCGCACGTATTTCTCAGGTAATAGGTCTGGAATACGATCCGACCAACTATCTGCTGATGCATGCTATGGGTCCGAACGTAGCAGGTGTTATCGGTTCTGCAGTAGCAGCCGGTATTCTGTTGGGATTCTTGATGTAG
- a CDS encoding glycoside hydrolase family 13 protein: MKKVFSILGALLLSLSMYAAMNVNKIEPPFWYTGMQNPELQLMVYGEDIGNAAVSVDYPGVSLNSTVKLESNNYLLVYLKLDKEVKPGKMTLTFTQGKKKLVKSYELKARTKKGCEHKGFDASDALYLLMPDRFANGNPDNDQIAGMAEYKVDRNDPNARHGGDLAGIEQHLDYFSDLGVTALWFTPVLENNMTGGSYHGYATTDYYKVDPRFGTNEEYKQLIEKSHARGIKIVMDMIFNHCGVEHVWIKDMPCKDWFNNPDHEKNFVQTSFKLTPHVDPYASKYDFSQMNDGWFVTAMPDLNQKNPHVYRYLVQNSFWWIEYANIDGIRMDTYPYADYDAMSNWMKELNEEYPNYNTVGETWVTEPAYTAWWQKDSKLSAPKNSNLKTVMDFSFFDKINIAKTEETETWFKGLDRVYNSFVYDFLYPNPESVLAFIENHDTDRFLGEGDNLPMLKQASTLLLTTRRIPQLYYGTEIMMNGVKNKSDGYVRKDFPGGWADDQETALTAEGRSAIQNDCYNFYKTILNWRKGNDVIAKGSMTQFMVQNGVYAYARQHEGKTVFVMLNGTNAETVVPLKFYKEILKEKQQGKDILTGKAIIFGKELKMQPRESLVIEL, encoded by the coding sequence ATGAAAAAAGTATTCTCCATTTTGGGGGCGCTCCTACTATCCCTCAGTATGTATGCAGCTATGAATGTAAACAAAATCGAACCACCGTTTTGGTATACCGGAATGCAAAATCCGGAGCTTCAGCTGATGGTGTATGGTGAAGACATTGGCAATGCAGCGGTATCCGTCGACTATCCCGGTGTGTCACTAAACAGTACTGTCAAGTTGGAAAGTAACAATTATCTGCTGGTCTATCTAAAACTGGATAAAGAAGTGAAGCCGGGCAAGATGACACTTACCTTTACACAAGGCAAGAAAAAGCTTGTTAAATCGTATGAGTTAAAAGCACGTACCAAGAAAGGATGCGAACATAAAGGCTTCGACGCGTCTGATGCCCTTTACCTGTTAATGCCCGACCGTTTTGCCAATGGCAATCCTGATAATGACCAGATAGCGGGTATGGCGGAATATAAAGTAGATCGCAACGATCCGAATGCCCGCCATGGCGGTGATCTCGCCGGTATTGAACAACACTTGGACTATTTCTCGGATTTGGGTGTGACAGCCTTATGGTTTACTCCGGTATTGGAAAACAACATGACGGGAGGTTCTTATCATGGCTATGCCACTACCGATTATTATAAAGTAGACCCCCGTTTCGGAACCAATGAAGAATATAAGCAACTCATAGAAAAGTCTCATGCGCGCGGCATCAAAATCGTAATGGATATGATTTTCAACCACTGTGGCGTAGAACATGTGTGGATAAAGGATATGCCTTGCAAAGACTGGTTCAACAACCCCGACCATGAGAAGAACTTCGTACAGACTTCCTTCAAGCTGACTCCTCATGTAGATCCGTACGCATCGAAGTATGATTTTAGCCAGATGAACGATGGCTGGTTCGTAACTGCCATGCCCGATCTCAATCAAAAAAATCCGCATGTTTACCGCTACCTCGTCCAGAACAGTTTCTGGTGGATCGAATATGCCAATATAGACGGGATCCGTATGGATACTTATCCGTACGCCGACTATGATGCCATGAGCAATTGGATGAAAGAACTGAATGAAGAATATCCCAACTACAACACCGTAGGTGAAACATGGGTTACCGAACCGGCATACACTGCCTGGTGGCAAAAAGACTCCAAATTGTCCGCTCCTAAAAACAGTAATCTGAAAACAGTAATGGATTTTAGTTTCTTCGACAAAATAAATATTGCTAAAACAGAAGAAACGGAAACTTGGTTTAAAGGGCTTGACCGAGTATATAATAGCTTCGTATATGATTTTCTATATCCGAATCCGGAATCAGTGCTTGCTTTTATTGAGAACCATGATACTGACCGCTTCTTAGGTGAAGGCGATAATCTCCCAATGTTGAAGCAGGCCTCTACTCTATTGCTCACAACCCGACGTATTCCACAATTATATTACGGAACGGAAATTATGATGAACGGGGTAAAGAATAAAAGCGACGGTTACGTCCGTAAGGATTTCCCCGGTGGCTGGGCCGACGACCAAGAGACAGCACTTACAGCCGAAGGCCGCAGTGCAATTCAAAACGACTGTTACAACTTTTATAAAACCATACTGAACTGGCGTAAAGGCAACGATGTGATTGCTAAAGGCAGCATGACCCAATTTATGGTACAGAATGGCGTATATGCCTACGCCCGCCAGCACGAAGGTAAAACCGTATTTGTGATGCTGAATGGCACGAATGCAGAGACCGTTGTTCCTTTAAAGTTCTATAAAGAAATACTGAAAGAAAAGCAGCAGGGTAAAGATATCCTGACCGGAAAAGCCATCATCTTCGGTAAAGAATTGAAAATGCAGCCGCGTGAATCATTGGTTATTGAGCTGTAA
- a CDS encoding HIT family protein — protein sequence MKSDPKECLYCQNNETLHNLMIEIAQLSVSRVFLFKEQTYRGRCLVAYKDHVNDLNELSDEERNAFMSDVARVTRAMQKAFNPEKINYGAYSDKLSHLHFHLAPKYVDGPDYGGTFQMNPGKVYLTDPEYQELIEAVKRNL from the coding sequence ATGAAAAGCGATCCGAAAGAATGTCTGTATTGCCAGAATAATGAAACGTTGCATAATCTGATGATTGAGATTGCGCAACTCAGTGTGTCACGTGTTTTCCTTTTTAAGGAACAAACTTATCGCGGGCGTTGCCTTGTGGCTTATAAGGACCATGTAAATGACTTGAATGAGTTGAGTGATGAAGAGCGTAATGCCTTTATGTCAGATGTGGCCCGCGTGACTCGCGCTATGCAGAAAGCGTTTAATCCTGAGAAAATTAACTATGGCGCGTACTCGGATAAGTTGTCTCATCTCCATTTCCATTTAGCGCCGAAGTATGTCGATGGTCCTGATTATGGCGGTACTTTCCAAATGAATCCGGGAAAAGTGTATCTTACAGACCCTGAATACCAAGAACTGATTGAAGCGGTGAAGAGAAATCTTTGA
- a CDS encoding cation:proton antiporter — MSHLAPLIADLALILICAGIMTLLFKKLKQPLVLGYVVAGFLASPHMAYTPSVMDTANIQTWADIGVIFLLFALGLEFSFKKIVKVGGAAIIAACTIIFCMILLGVAVGTAFGWKRMDCIFLGGMIAMSSTTIIYKAFDDLGIRKKQFTGLVLSVLILEDILAIVLMVMLSTMAVSHNFEGTEMLGSIAKLLFFLILWFVVGIYIIPVLLKKCRKLMSEETLLIVSLGLCFGMVVLAAHTGFSAAFGAFIMGSILAETVEAESIERLVKPVKDLFGAIFFVSVGMMVDPLMIVEYGGPIIVITLAVIIGQSLFGTLGVLLAGQPLKTAMQCGFSLTQIGEFAFIIASLGVSLHVTSHFLYPIVVAVSVITTFLTPYMIRFAEPASNFVDTHLPERWQTFLLHYASGSQTVNHESLWKKLILALLRITVVYSIVSIAVIAVAFRFLVPFFRENLPGIWGPLLAALVIILFISPFLRAIMIKKNHSVEFVTLWRDSRGNRAPLVATIVLRILLAVSFVMFVIAGLFKLSVGLVFGVAVLLVVVMILSRQLKRQSIMIERTFFQNLRSRELRAEYLGEKKPEYAGRLLSRDLHLTDYEIPGESAWAGKTLAELNFGKRYGVHVVSILRGRKRINIPGASVRLFPQDKIQVIATDEELTVFGEEMNKISTVDADAIEKSETILRQLRIDANSPFLGKTLKEAGIREKYHCLIAGVERGEETLHAPDVHEPFVEGDVVWIVGESVDVYKLVGENDENVDL, encoded by the coding sequence ATGTCACATTTAGCTCCCCTGATTGCCGATTTGGCATTGATACTGATTTGCGCCGGAATAATGACGCTTTTATTTAAAAAACTGAAACAGCCATTGGTTTTAGGTTATGTTGTTGCAGGTTTTTTGGCAAGCCCGCACATGGCTTATACTCCTTCGGTAATGGATACGGCAAATATACAGACTTGGGCGGATATTGGTGTTATTTTCTTACTGTTTGCCTTAGGGCTGGAGTTCAGTTTTAAGAAGATAGTGAAGGTAGGTGGCGCTGCTATTATTGCCGCTTGTACTATTATATTCTGTATGATATTGTTGGGTGTTGCAGTCGGTACGGCTTTCGGGTGGAAACGCATGGACTGCATTTTTTTGGGTGGTATGATAGCCATGTCCTCCACCACTATTATATATAAAGCTTTTGATGATTTAGGCATACGCAAAAAGCAGTTTACCGGTTTAGTGCTTAGCGTGCTGATCTTGGAGGATATTCTTGCCATTGTTTTGATGGTAATGTTGTCCACTATGGCAGTCAGTCATAATTTTGAAGGAACGGAAATGTTGGGCAGCATAGCGAAGTTGCTGTTTTTTCTGATATTATGGTTTGTGGTCGGTATCTATATAATTCCTGTCCTGCTGAAAAAATGCCGTAAGCTAATGAGTGAGGAAACCTTGCTGATTGTTTCGCTGGGCCTCTGTTTCGGCATGGTGGTTCTTGCCGCTCATACGGGATTCTCTGCGGCATTCGGTGCTTTTATTATGGGATCCATTCTTGCTGAGACGGTAGAGGCGGAGAGCATTGAACGTCTGGTCAAGCCGGTAAAAGATTTGTTTGGTGCAATCTTTTTTGTTTCTGTCGGTATGATGGTAGATCCCTTGATGATAGTGGAATATGGCGGTCCTATCATTGTAATCACTTTAGCGGTTATCATCGGACAGTCTTTGTTCGGTACGTTAGGAGTGTTGCTTGCCGGGCAGCCGTTAAAGACCGCCATGCAGTGTGGTTTCAGTTTGACACAGATTGGTGAATTTGCCTTTATTATCGCTTCTTTGGGGGTTTCTCTGCATGTGACAAGTCATTTCCTTTATCCTATTGTAGTGGCTGTGTCTGTGATTACTACTTTCCTTACTCCTTATATGATTCGCTTTGCCGAGCCTGCCTCTAATTTTGTTGATACGCATTTGCCGGAGAGATGGCAGACGTTTTTGTTGCATTATGCTTCCGGTTCGCAAACTGTGAATCACGAAAGTTTATGGAAAAAATTGATACTTGCTCTGTTGCGTATTACTGTGGTTTATTCCATTGTGAGTATAGCGGTGATAGCAGTTGCTTTCCGTTTTCTTGTGCCGTTTTTTAGAGAAAATCTACCGGGCATTTGGGGGCCTTTGTTGGCAGCTTTGGTCATTATTCTGTTTATTTCTCCTTTTCTCCGGGCCATTATGATTAAGAAGAATCATTCGGTGGAGTTTGTTACGTTGTGGCGTGATAGTCGGGGAAATCGCGCTCCGTTGGTGGCCACTATCGTACTTCGAATTCTGTTGGCGGTGTCTTTCGTAATGTTTGTCATAGCCGGGCTGTTTAAGCTGTCGGTCGGTTTAGTCTTTGGCGTAGCGGTATTATTGGTTGTGGTGATGATACTGTCCCGCCAGTTGAAACGCCAGTCTATAATGATTGAGCGTACTTTCTTTCAGAATCTGCGTTCGAGAGAACTGCGGGCTGAATATCTGGGTGAGAAGAAGCCGGAGTATGCCGGCCGTTTACTTTCCCGCGATTTGCATTTGACGGATTATGAGATACCGGGTGAATCGGCATGGGCAGGTAAGACACTGGCGGAGCTGAATTTTGGTAAACGTTATGGAGTGCATGTCGTTTCTATTCTTCGTGGACGCAAGCGGATAAATATTCCCGGAGCTTCGGTGCGTCTTTTCCCTCAGGACAAGATACAGGTTATTGCTACCGATGAAGAATTGACCGTGTTTGGAGAAGAAATGAATAAGATTTCAACGGTCGATGCCGATGCGATAGAAAAAAGTGAGACGATCTTGCGCCAGTTACGCATAGACGCAAATTCTCCTTTCTTGGGAAAAACCTTGAAAGAAGCAGGTATCCGGGAAAAATACCATTGTCTGATTGCCGGTGTGGAACGGGGAGAAGAAACGTTACACGCTCCTGATGTGCATGAGCCTTTTGTGGAGGGGGATGTGGTATGGATTGTTGGCGAAAGTGTTGATGTGTACAAATTGGTTGGTGAAAATGATGAAAATGTCGACCTATAA
- a CDS encoding acetyl-CoA carboxylase biotin carboxyl carrier protein, whose product MKEYKYKINGNVYKVTIGDIEDNIAHVEVNGTPYNVEMEKAPKVVVKPVARPVTTAPAAPTAPVVKPAAASSGKSGVKSPLPGVILDIKVNVGDTVKKGQVVIILEAMKMENNINADKDGKITAINVSKGESVLEGTDLVIIE is encoded by the coding sequence ATGAAAGAATATAAATATAAGATCAACGGTAACGTATACAAAGTTACCATTGGAGATATTGAAGATAATATCGCCCACGTAGAAGTGAACGGTACTCCTTATAATGTTGAAATGGAGAAAGCCCCGAAAGTTGTTGTCAAGCCAGTGGCGCGTCCTGTTACCACAGCTCCGGCAGCTCCGACCGCTCCGGTTGTAAAACCTGCCGCCGCTTCAAGCGGTAAATCTGGAGTGAAATCTCCGCTCCCCGGTGTTATTCTTGACATCAAAGTCAATGTTGGCGATACAGTGAAGAAAGGACAGGTTGTCATTATCTTGGAAGCCATGAAAATGGAAAACAACATCAATGCCGACAAAGACGGTAAGATTACCGCTATTAATGTAAGTAAAGGAGAATCCGTACTCGAAGGTACTGACCTTGTAATTATTGAATAA
- a CDS encoding OadG family transporter subunit yields the protein MNKTKIGIFLSLMLVLGFCSSCGERETNSKLLLNEVLINNESNFQDDYGVHSAWIEIFNKSYGSADLAGCYLKFSSQPGDTATYFIPKGDVLTLVKPRQHALFWADGEPNRGTFHTNFKLDNLNANWIGLYDSGKKLLDQIVVPAGILKANQSYARISDAGQEWEVKGGSEDQYVTPSTNNKTINSNAKMEKFEEHDSAGIGMAISAMSVVFSGLILLYISFKIVGKISVNLSKRNAMRVKGITDKKEAKEKQLGQAPGEVFAAISMAMHEFQSDVHDVEDTVLTITRVKRSYSPWSSKIYTLRETPQRK from the coding sequence ATGAATAAAACAAAAATCGGAATATTCCTTTCATTGATGCTGGTGCTGGGGTTCTGTTCTTCCTGCGGAGAAAGGGAGACAAACTCTAAACTGTTGCTGAATGAAGTGCTTATCAACAACGAAAGCAACTTTCAAGATGACTACGGTGTACATAGCGCATGGATTGAAATATTCAATAAGTCATATGGCAGCGCCGACCTTGCAGGTTGCTATCTGAAATTCAGCAGCCAGCCGGGAGATACCGCTACCTATTTCATCCCCAAAGGCGATGTGCTGACTTTAGTAAAACCCCGTCAGCATGCACTGTTTTGGGCGGATGGCGAGCCTAATCGCGGTACTTTCCATACCAACTTCAAGTTAGACAATCTAAATGCCAATTGGATCGGTTTATACGACTCCGGTAAAAAACTGCTTGACCAGATTGTCGTGCCTGCCGGCATATTAAAGGCAAACCAATCTTATGCACGCATCAGTGATGCCGGCCAGGAATGGGAAGTAAAAGGCGGAAGTGAAGACCAATACGTTACTCCGAGCACCAACAACAAGACCATTAACAGCAATGCCAAAATGGAAAAGTTTGAAGAACATGACAGCGCAGGTATCGGTATGGCAATTTCTGCCATGAGCGTAGTGTTCAGCGGATTGATTCTTCTTTATATTTCTTTCAAAATTGTAGGTAAGATATCTGTCAACCTCAGCAAGCGCAATGCTATGCGGGTCAAAGGCATCACCGACAAAAAAGAAGCAAAAGAAAAGCAACTGGGGCAGGCTCCGGGAGAAGTGTTCGCCGCCATTTCCATGGCTATGCACGAATTCCAAAGTGATGTACACGATGTGGAAGACACCGTACTTACCATTACACGTGTGAAACGCAGTTATTCGCCATGGAGTTCAAAGATTTACACGCTGCGTGAAACTCCTCAGAGAAAGTAA
- the mce gene encoding methylmalonyl-CoA epimerase, with protein sequence MKISHIEHLGIAVKSIEEALPYYENVLGLKCYNIETVEDQKVRTAFLKVGDVKIELLEPTSPESTIAKFIEKNNGNGGMHHLAFAVEDGVANGLAEIEEKGIRLIDKAPRKGAEGLNIAFLHPKSTLGVLTELCEKGE encoded by the coding sequence ATGAAGATTTCACACATTGAACACTTGGGCATCGCTGTAAAAAGCATAGAAGAAGCCCTTCCGTACTACGAAAATGTATTAGGTTTGAAATGCTACAACATTGAAACCGTAGAGGATCAAAAAGTAAGAACTGCTTTCCTTAAAGTAGGCGACGTGAAAATTGAATTGTTGGAACCCACTTCGCCCGAAAGTACTATTGCAAAGTTCATTGAGAAGAACAATGGAAATGGCGGTATGCATCACTTAGCATTTGCCGTAGAGGACGGAGTAGCTAACGGACTTGCCGAAATCGAAGAAAAAGGTATTCGCCTTATCGACAAAGCACCCCGTAAAGGTGCTGAAGGATTGAACATCGCATTCTTACACCCGAAATCCACACTCGGTGTATTGACAGAGCTTTGTGAAAAAGGAGAGTAA